A genomic window from Denticeps clupeoides chromosome 11, fDenClu1.1, whole genome shotgun sequence includes:
- the ercc8 gene encoding DNA excision repair protein ERCC-8 translates to MLSFLTARQNGVDGPIRLRRAESTRRVLSLELNHDRDVARVHGNGVNTIDIEAIEGRYMLSGGSDGVIVVYDLENNSKKPQYTCKAICTVGRSSRHVHKFSVETVQWYPHDTGMFISSSFDKTMKVWDTETLKPAEVFQFEGNVYCHHMSPLARKHALIAVGTKDPKVQLCDLKSGSRSHVLQGHKGEVLSVRWSPRYEHILATASADSRVRVWDVRRASGSLFNLDQHNGDKSKASSEAVNAAHDGRVNGLCFTYDGLYLLTTGTDDRVRLWNSATGENTLVNYGKVVNESRKGLKFSVSKGCSPEFMFVPSGSSVAMYAVHTGELVTMLNGHYNSVDCCEFHPDYQELYSGGKDCNILAWVPLLRHPDVEDEGSTAASQSAAQSAVNPAFEDAWSSSDED, encoded by the exons ATGCTGAGCTTCCTGACTGCGAGACAGAACGGAGTTGACGGCCCGATCCGTCTGAGACGGGCCGAGTCCACGAGGAG GGTTCTTAGCTTGGAGCTGAACCATGATAGAGATGTGGCTCGTGTCCATGGTAATGGCGTCAATACCATTGACATTGAGGCCATTGAAGGGCGATA CATGTTGTCAGGAGGTTCTGACGGTGTGATTGTTGTCTACGACCTGGAGAACAACAGCAAGAAGCCCCAGTACACCTGCAAAGCCATTTGCACAGTGGGCAG GTCCAGCCGCCATGTGCACAAGTTCAGCGTGGAAACGGTGCAGTGGTATCCCCACGATACTGGCATGTTCATATCAAGCTCTTTTGACAAAACCATGAAAGTGTGGGACACTGAGACACTGAAG CCTGCTGAGGTTTTCCAGTTTGAAGGGAACGTCTACTGCCACCATATGTCTCCCTTAGCCAGAAAACACGCCCTGATCGCAG TCGGTACCAAAGACCCTAAGGTACAGCTGTGTGATCTGAAGTCAGGCTCGCGGAGCCACGTCCTGCAGG GTCATAAAGGAGAGGTTCTATCAGTCAGATGGTCACCACGCTACGAGCACATACTCGCTACAGCCAG TGCCGACAGCAGAGTTCGAGTTTGGGATGTGCGCAGGGCCTCAGGAAGCCTCTTCAACCTGGACCAGCACAATGGAGACAAGTCCAAGGCCTCGTCAGAAGCAG TGAACGCAGCGCATGATGGGCGAGTTAATGGACTGTGCTTCACCTACGACGGACTGTACCTGCTCACCACAGGAACAGACGACCGCGTGAGGCTGTGGAACAGCGCCACGGGGGAGAACACTTTG GTGAACTACGGTAAAGTGGTGAACGAGAGCCGGAAAGGCCTGAAGTTCTCTGTCTCTAAGGGCTGCAGCCCGGAGTTCATGTTTGTGCCGAGCGGGAGCTCGGTGGCGATGTATGCCGTGCATACCGGCGAACTTGTCACCATGCTGAACGGACACTACAACAGCGTGGACTGCTGCGAATTCCACCCAGACTACCAG GAACTGTACAGCGGGGGGAAAGACTGTAACATCCTGGCCTGGGTTCCTTTGCTAAGGCATCCTGATGTGGAGGATGAAGGCAGCACTGCTGCCAGTCAG AGTGCCGCCCAGTCTGCAGTGAACCCTGCCTTCGAGGATGCCTGGAGTAGCAGTGATGAGGACTAA
- the rsrc2 gene encoding arginine/serine-rich coiled-coil protein 2, giving the protein MSASDADISDMLTKSSSPSQDKRKPSFETSKSPRSFKHHSRSRSRSKDRKRKSGDKKHRGSRSRSKEARRREAEKAAKSQSRLEEVQEERGRERLSEENGEDRHRRKEKRPSRGKSPSRSRSRDRRPHSRSREKRRSRSRSRDKRSKSRERKRARARSRSGSRPKHRHRSRSRSKSRERKKRTEKIRRKSRSRSGSPTGFRGRHTAMDAQEALARRLERAKKLQEQKEKEMLEKQQLQQQEIVAAAATAAPLLCDTVTAAAAAAASNPVLNVAALLASGTQVTPQIAMAAQMAALQAKTLAETGIAVPSYYNPSAVNPMKFAEQEKKRKLLWQGKKEGDKSQTAELWEKLNFGNKNQNVKFRKLMGIKGDDETTTAESISEDGMKTLQQQEEMFRNLDVQYEMARSQTHTQRGMGLGFSSSFSRGMDAV; this is encoded by the exons ATGTCG GCCAGTGATGCCGATATCAGCGACATGCTGACCAAATCATCGTCACCCAGCCAGGACAAGAGGAAGCCGAGCTTTGAAACGTCAAAGTCGCCGCGGAGTTTTAAACACCACTCAAGATCCAGGTCACGGTCCAAGGATCGAAAGCGCAAGTCCG GTGATAAGAAGCACAGAGGGAGCCGGAGCAGGAGCAAAGAG GCGCGGAGAAGGGAAGCAGAGAAGGCGGCCAAGTCCCAGAGCCGGCTAGAGGAGGTGCAGGAGGAGCGGGGCCGTGAGAGGCTCTCCGAGGAGAACGGCGAGGACCGGCATCGGCGTAAAGAGAAGCGGCCCTCCAGAGGCAAGAGTCCCTCCAGGTCACGCTCACGAGACAG ACGCCCTCACAGCAGAAGCCGCGAAAAGCGGCGTTCACGCTCACGCAGTCGGGACAAGAGATCGAAGAGTCGAGAACGAAAGAGAGCACGAGCAAGATCTCGTTCTGGCTCCAGACCGAAACATCGGCATCGCAGCAGGAGTCGCAGCAAGAGCAG GGAACGGAAGAAGCGGACTGAGAAGATCCGCAGGAAGAGCCGCAGTCGGTCGGGAAGCCCCACTGGGTTCCGCGGGAGACACACAGCTATGGATGCTCAGGAGGCCCTGGCCAGAAG GTTGGAGCGGGCAAAGAAGCTGCAGGagcagaaggagaaggagatgcTGGAGAAACAGCAGCTACAACAGCAGGAGATAGTTGCTG ccgCGGCAACAGCTGCTCCATTGTTGTGTGACACCGTAACCGCGGCAGCGGCAGCTGCTGCCTCCAACCCGGTGTTGAATGTGGCCGCCCTCCTGGCCTCGGGTACTCAGGTGACCCCACAGATCGCCATGGCTGCCCAGATGGCAGCGCTGCAGGCTAAGACGCTGGCAGAGACTGGCATTGCGGTGCCCAGCTACTACAATCCTTCGGCCGTCAACCCCATGAAGTTTGCTGaacaggagaagaaaaggaagcTGCTCTggcaggggaaaaaagaaggg GATAAGTCTCAAACAGCGGAGTTATGGGAGAAGCTAAACTTTGGGAACAAGAATCAGAATGTCAAGTTCCGTAAACTCATGGGCATTAAG GGTGATGATGAAACCACAACAGCTGAGTCGATCAGCGAAGATGGCATGAAGaccctgcagcagcaggaggagatgTTCCGAAACCTGGACGTCCAGTACGAGATGGCCCGGTCACAGACGCACACCCAGAGAGGAATGGGCCTcggcttctcctcctccttctcgcGGGGGATGGACGCTGTTTGA
- the LOC114800059 gene encoding uncharacterized protein LOC114800059: MTASEASSISLPHWRGGARRIRYLYLAGDRSFQVTEGHSAEEHLIPLFLGADLFSGTDVRTENHPRYHAKFAKKGLAAKLVFSSDHRFNGLRVPCSSNSLWFYSIQGVFRVAFELYSKQEQLSVLESFQDLWKSRIKDNLLKMTYDLSVRLDSPQLQHALNVEMRESQDAQKTPKPSHHGPESAEEPLDDVPAEDHDYCSPNGAWTAGASMPQSPVRERLRRLDDKLSQIQSVGGQQQECLLALLRLAEVCAAGPWDEAAFTSVVSSMLQTHRPGSSPIYSSPLLQAVAGWLGRQFHAANSCISQQVEDFKVRHIERITDLPPAEELTAELFPEAMRALLTHWMGLTEEATPWKRHSEYPILLLILEFANHNLITGVAHVLYSSLICK; the protein is encoded by the exons ATGACCGCGTCGGAGGCTTCATCCATCAGCCTGCCGCACTGGCGAGGAGGAGCAAGGAGGATTCGCTACCTGTACCTCGCGGGCGACAGGTCCTTCCAAGTGACCGAGGGGCATTCTgcggag gagcACCTGATTCCCCTGTTTTTAGGTGCAGACCTCTTTTCCGGCACTGATGTTCGAACAGAGAACCATCCTCGGTACCATGCCAAGTTTGCCAAAAAAGGCCTAGCTGCTAAACTGGTGTTTTCCTCAG ATCACCGATTCAATGGGCTGCGGGTTCCTTGTTCCAGCAACAGTTTGTGGTTCTACAGCATCCAGGGTGTCTTCCGTGTGGCCTTTGAACTTTACAGCAAGCAGGAGCAGCTTTCGGTCTTGGAGTCCTTTCAG GACCTGTGGAAATCTCGTATAAAGGACAACCTGCTGAAAATGACCTATGACCTCAGTGTCCGGCTGGACTCGCCTCAGCTTCAGCATGCATTGAATGTAGAAATGAGGGAATCACAGGATGCACAGAAGACCCCAAAGCCCTCCCATCATGGACCAGAGAGTGCTGAAGAACCTTTGGACGACGTCCCCGCTGAGGACCACGACTACTGTTCTCCGAACGGGGCGTGGACCGCAGGAGCGTCTATGCCGCAGAGCCCCGTGCGGGAGAGACTGAGACGTCTGGACGATAAGCTGTCCCAGATTCAGAGTGTTGGTGGCCAGCAGCAGGAGTGCCTCCTCGCCCTGCTGAGGCTGGCCGAGGTTTGTGCCGCCGGCCCGTGGGACGAGGCGGCCTTCACGAGCGTCGTGTCCTCCATGCTGCAGACACACCGTCCGGGCTCCTCGCCAATCTACTCCAGCCCGTTACTCCAGGCGGTGGCCGGGTGGCTGGGCCGGCAGTTTCACGCTGCCAACAGCTGCATCAGCCAGCAGGTGGAGGACTTCAAGGTGCGACACATAGAGCGCATCACCGACCTCCCGCCGGCGGAGGAGCTGAcggccgagctgttccccgaggCCATGAGAGCCCTGCTCACGCACTGGATGGGCCTGACCGAGGAGGCGACCCCATGGAAGCGGCACAGCGAGTATCCCATCCTCCTGCTCATCCTGGAGttcgccaaccacaacctcatcACGGGTGTGGCCCATGTGCTCTACTCCAGTctcatatgtaaataa
- the zcchc8 gene encoding zinc finger CCHC domain-containing protein 8: MADVDFGDCELFDQLDEDGPVAVHAGFACSDASAEVAREPRAEPDAAVERLSAENEELRRKLGVLTRPRGLTLENSRTDGPLLHLLYGNNDVSKACRQEIEDSIFNIVSKYQRQNDKEGGTCYLPPQASSFAMEINQEDKATKKTGESFSVVGSVLYFNIFCLDKLGQPLLNDTPQLTDGWEVPKYSQVFSSIIAKEGQEVQIKEKRPRPCCFNCDSLDHQLKDCPEPKNMARINERRKEFSQAGPPSGQRYHFEEVEERFAKYKPGILSEELMGAMDVAPNTLPPFIYRMRELGYPPGWLKEAEEENSGLTLYDGKALSEGDSIEDGNGHYPKMTYDLSKLIDFPGFNATPPQHVKDNFHTYGSIPMQYQQMKHNFAAYLSSKYPSPGSKRHHEAESTPRHAKKSRCTTPRSSDMEVDSEIDSPRRPWNSESFHFQPPLPPGSPGSFSSPPPLPPGTPPVTPTPPPLPKGTPPVAGSPAQTEEESEDGLTLEELEEQQRLIWAALETADTATTSDSEAGATATPVLSSPGASTPARLDAEVEIEPEVVCNQIGKTPSAGYTHSDVSETQDVRSSPESPDAAPVPSVEETVSDESKATSEHSHTMVVEPHNPENRSDEPDVPKITAVPHRSKFAAGIIPFEDTPEFTEVAEATGTYLKIRDLLKGSPRNQAKQSQEK, encoded by the exons ATGGCGGACGTCGATTTCGGCGATTGCGAGCTGTTCGATCAGCTGGACGAGGACGGGCCCGTTGCGGTCCACGCCGGTTTCGCCTGCAGCGACGCCTCGGCCGAAGTGGCGCGGGAGCCGCGGGCGGAGCCGGACGCGGCGGTCGAGCGTCTGAGCGCGGAGA ATGAGGAGCTGAGGAGGAAGCTGGGTGTCCTGACTCGACCGAG GGGCTTAACTCTGGAGAACTCTAGAACGGACGGACCCTTGCTCCACCTTCTCTACGGCAACAACGATGTGTCCAA GGCGTGCCGGCAGGAGATTGAAGACAGCATCTTCAACATTGTCTCCAAGTACCAgagacaaaatgacaaagagGGCGGCACCTGCTACCTGCCTCCTCAG GCCTCCAGCTTTGCCATGGAGATCAATCAAGAAGACAAGGCTACTAAAAAGACTGGTGAATCATTCAGC GTGGTTGGAAGCGTGCTCTATTTTAACATCTTCTGCTTGGACAAACTCGGCCAGCCTCTGCTGAATGATACCCCCCAGCTGACAGACGGGTGGGAGGTGCCCAA ATATTCCCAGGTCTTCAGCAGTATTATTGCAAAAGAGGGACAGGAAGTTCAGATCAAAGAGAAAAG ACCACGGCCCTGCTGTTTTAACTGTGACTCTCTCGATCATCAGCTGAAAGACTGTCCTGAG CCAAAGAACATGGCCCGTATCAACGAGCGGCGTAAGGAGTTCTCGCAGGCTGGCCCACCGAGCGGCCAGCGCTACCACTttgaggaggtggaggaacGCTTTGCCAAATACAAGCCAGGGATACTGAG CGAGGAGCTCATGGGCGCGATGGACGTGGCACCCAACACTCTTCCTCCTTTCATCTACCGAATGAGGGAACTTGGATATCCACCAGGATGGCTAAAGGAGGCTGAGGAGGAAAACTCTGGTTTGACGCTTTATGATGGGAAAG CACTCAGTGAAGGAGACTCGATCGAGGATGGGAATGGCCACTACCCCAAAATGACCTACGACCTGTCCAAGCTCATCGATTTCCCAGGCTTCAATGCGACGCCGCCGCAGCATGTGAAAGAC AATTTCCATACGTACGGCTCCATCCCCATGCAGTACCAGCAGATGAAACACAATTTTGCAGCGTACCTGTCCAGCAAATATCCCTCG CCCGGGTCCAAAAGGCACCATGAGGCCGAGTCGACACCACGGCATGCTAAAAAATCCCGGTGTACCACCCCCCGGAGTTCAGATATGGAAGTGGATTCAG AAATCGACTCACCTCGCCGGCCATGGAACTCGGAGAGTTTCCATTTCCAGCCGCCACTTCCTCCTGGTTCACCTGGGTCCTTCAGCTCTCCACCACCCCTGCCCCCAGGAACACCACCAGTCACACCCacaccccctccccttcccaaAGGCACCCCACCAGTTGCCGGCTCCCCAGCTCAGACAGAGGAGGAATCTGAGGACGGCCTGaccctggaggagctggaggagcagcagcgtCTGATCTGGGCGGCTCTGGAGACCGCCGACACTGCAACAACCAGCGACTCCGAAGCAGGAGCCACAGCTACACCAGTGCTGAGCTCCCCCGGCGCCTCGACTCCAGCCCGGTTGGATGCTGAAGTGGAGATTGAGCCTGAGGTGGTCTGCAATCAGATTGGAAAGACTCCATCTGCTGGCTACACCCACAGCGACGTTTCAGAGACCCAGGATGTCCGGAGTAGCCCTGAATCACCTGACGCTGCACCGGTTCCCAGCGTTGAGGAGACTGTGAGCGATGAGTCGAAAGCAACCAGTGAGCATTCACATACCATGGTGGTGGAGCCACATAACCCTGAGAACAGAAGTGACGAGCCTGATGTTCCTAAAATCACTGCGGTCCCTCACCGGAGCAAGTTTGCAGCGGGAATTATCCCGTTCGAGGACACGCCAGAGTTCACAGAAGTGGCCGAGGCCACTGGGACCTATCTAAAGATCCGAGACTTGCTTAAAGGGTCTCCCAGGAACCAGGCTAAACAAAGCCAAGAGAAATGA